CCGTGGAGCCAAGACGTGCTTCCGCAGCAACGATGTCGTTTAGCAGTGGTTCGCACTCTGGTGCGGCAGCCTTGTCCACACCACGTACGTTGATCAGTACTTGTGGCAGGACCGTGAGCACCGAAGCAAGTTCCTTCAACGACTTTCCGGTAGCTTTCACACGGGCTGCGATCATTAGACCCGTAAGTACGCCGTCACCGGTGGTTGCGTGCTTGGAGAAGATCACGTGGCCTGACTGCTCGCCGCCAAGCGAGTAGTTTCCTTCGTGCATTCCTTCAAGAACGTAACGGTCACCAACACCGGTCTGCTTCAAGGTGATGCCAGCGGCTTCCATGGCAAGCTTCAAGCCAAGGTTGCTCATCACGGTAGCTACGAGGGTGTCATCCTTCAGCTCACCGCGGTCCTTCATGTCCAGTGCCATGATGGCCATGATCTGGTCACCATCGACGATGGTGCCTTCGTGGTCTACGGCAAGGCAACGGTCTGCGTCACCGTCGTGAGCGATGCCTAGGTCTGCGTTGTGCTCCAGCACGGCAGCCTGCAACTTCTCAAGGTGGGTAGATCCATAACCATCATTGATGTTGATGCCATCTGGATCTGCACCAATGACTATAGCTTCAGCGCCTGCTGCCTTAAATACCTCTGGGGAGCAACCCGAAGCTGCACCGTGAGCGCAGTCCAAGACGACCTTAAGACCGTCGAGGCGGTTAGGCAGTGCCTGAAGCAGATGCATGATGTAACGGTCTTCGGCGTCAGCGAATCGTGCCACGCGTCCTACTTCGCCACCGGTTGGGCGAGGCTTGGGCATCTTCAGACACGCTTCAATGGCGTCTTCCAGAGAGTCATCAAGCTTCTTGCCACCGCGGGCCAAGAACTTAATACCGTTATCTGGAGCTGCGTTGTGCGACGCGGAGATCATCACGCCAAAGTCGGCGTTCAGGTCCCCAACCAGGAAGGCTGCTGCGGGAGTTGGCAGCGTTCCTGCATCCATGACGTCCACGCCCGAAGCGGCTAGGCCAGCTTCGATTGCTGCGGACAGGAAGTCGCCACTGATCCGTGGGTCCTTGGCCACCACTGCGACAGGCTTACGCCCATCTTCTGGTTGGCTTAGACCCAGCACCACAGAAGCTGCCTGCGCCAGTTCCAACGCTAACTCGGGAGTTAACAGTTCGTTTGCTTTTCCTCGGACCCCATCGGTCCCAAATAATCTTGCCATCGCATCCAATCATATGCCCTCTGCTTCGATTTATCCTCGTTGAGGCAATGTAAAGGGTACGGAATGAGAAAAGATTAATAGTGGCTTAGGCAAGTTCTAGATTAAAGGCCAAAGGCCCCAACGTCCCTTGCGGGGAGTTGGAGCCTTTGGATAAGACCTTGAAGTAAGGTTTAGCGCTTCGAGAACTGCGAAGCCTTACGTGCCTTCTTCAGACCAGCCTTCTTACGCTCGATGACGCGTGCGTCACGGGTCAGGTAACCGGCCTTCTTCAGGGTGGCGCGGTTAGCGTCGCGGTCGATCTCGTTCAGTGCACGGGCGATGCCCAGGCGCAGTGCGCCAGCCTGACCGGAGATGCCGCCGCCGTTGATGCGTGCGATAACGTCGTATGCGCCTTCTAGACCCAGAACCTTGAAAGGCTCGTTAACATCCTGCTGGTGCAGCTTGTTTGGGAAGAAGTTGTCCAGCTCGCGACCGTTAACGGTCCACTTGCCGGAGCCTGGTACCAGGCGAACGCGGGCGATAGCCTGCTTGCGACGGCCAACTGCTGCACCTGGAACGGTCAATGGAGCACGTTCGGTTTCAGCAACTGCAGCGGAAGCAGAGGTCTCGGTGGTGTAGGTCGAAGGGGTCTCGCCTTCGAATTCAGTGGTTTCTTCAGCGTTCTGAGCCACGATAATCTCCTATTAAGTATTTCTTCTCGGGGCCAGGACTACTGAGCGACCTGGGTGATTTCCAGTGCCTTTGGCGACTGAGCAGCGTGTGGGTGCTCGGCGCCGCGGTATACCTTCAGCTTCGAGAGCTGAGCAGCAGACAGCTTGTTCTTAGGCAGCATGCCCTTGATTGCCTTCTCTACAGCCAAAACTGGGTTCTTCTCCAGCAGGTCTGCATAGTTGACGCTCTTCAAGCCACCTGGGAAACCGGAGTGGCGGTAAGCGCGCTTGTTCTCAAGCTTCTTACCGGTCAGTGCAACCTTTTCTGCATTGATGATGATGACATGGTCGCCCATGTCCATGTGTGCAGCGAAGGTTGGCTTGTGCTTGCCGCGCAGCAGGGTTGCGGCCTGGACGGCGAGACGGCCGAGTACTACATCGGTGGCGTCAATGACATACCACTGACGAGTCTGGTCAGCCGGCTTTGGGGTGTACGTACGCACAGTAATTGCCTTACGTTGATTCGTTTCTGGTCAAACAGTTGCTTGGCTGAAGGCGGTGAGATCCCTCAGTGTCAGGCACTGTCGTGTTGTTCTTGTGTTTAGACCAGTACGTCAGGTGAGGACTGATGATAACCGGCCGTCCATATAGTGTTCGCACACCCAGCAGACCAGCGACTATGCAACTAAGCCGTCACGCTTGGGCGTGTAGTGTCGAACGTGGACATACACAACTCATAAAAGTTTAGCGGATTAAAGTGTTTCCGGCCAAAAAAGCATCACGGTCGTGAGCAATAACACCCTTAAGATCCCGGGGATTATTGGGCCTTCAGCCTTCCGCAGAGGCGTCTTTGACTTCATCATCGCTACGCAGCGCGCGCGTCTGCAAGGCCCGGGCTGCTAGCTGTTCAGCTTCAGGATAATAAACTTCCTCAAGCACCAGGGCGCGAGGGTGTGAAAGCTTGGTCTTGGAGTCGCGAACCATTTCTTCCAGTCGCGCTGCCATGAATCCGGGCTGCTCCCGACCATCGCCCACCATCATCGCTGCGCCGATGAGCGCGCGGACCATATTGTGGCAGAAAGCATCGGCTTTCAGATGCGCAAGGATCAAACCGTCTTCACCACGGGTGAAGGTGAATTCCTGCAGTGTACGAATAGTTGTCGCATGCGGGCGAGGCTTGCAGTAGGTCAGGAAGTCGTGGCGTCCCAGCACAGTCTGCGCTTCCCGGTTCATGGCTTCAACATCGAGCTCTTCTCGGTGCCACGTGGTCAAGTGGCGGGTCAGTGGATCCCAACGATGCTGTCCATCAGCAATTCGGTATGAGTATCGGCGGGCCAGTGCCGAGAAACGTGCATCAAACCCTTCGGGTGCGCGGTGAGCTTCGTGAACCCATACGGCTCCGTCCTCTCGGCCAAGAATGCCGTTGATACGACGGACCAATGCTGGGCCTGGATCTAAGGGCGCTTTACGTGGCAGACCATCATACTCAGCTTCAGTAAGATCAAAGTGCACCACCTGTCGGCGCGCGTGAACTCCCGCATCGGTGCGTCCCGCAACAACAACACGGATTCGACGGCGAACCAACATTTCCAATGCGTCTTCAACCAGTTGCTGAACACCGATGACATTCGGTTGCCGAGCCCAACCGCTGTAGGCGGCGCCATCGTAACTGAGCACCATTTGCATCCTGATCCAAGCGGGAGTTTCAGTACTTCCTAGTGCGGAAGTTCCCAGCGGATCGATGATGTCAGGCTGCGTGCTCATGCCTTCAATTATGCGTGCTTGCGTACTGCCTAAGCCAATTCTCCTTAGCGCAGGCAAATCTGCACGGCGCTCCCAGAATTTGCTACTCCATGCCGCCTACCTCATCGAACCTACCGACATATGTCCAACTCAACAACGCTAATACATACCTCCTTGTTAATTACCGCATGTAGACTAAAGATTAGTTACCAACGCAGTCCACATAAGTTGGCCTGAAATCATCGCTACATGAGGAACACATGCACAAGAAAATTGTCGTGAGCGCCGCAGTTTTTGCA
The nucleotide sequence above comes from Glutamicibacter sp. B1. Encoded proteins:
- the glmM gene encoding phosphoglucosamine mutase, coding for MARLFGTDGVRGKANELLTPELALELAQAASVVLGLSQPEDGRKPVAVVAKDPRISGDFLSAAIEAGLAASGVDVMDAGTLPTPAAAFLVGDLNADFGVMISASHNAAPDNGIKFLARGGKKLDDSLEDAIEACLKMPKPRPTGGEVGRVARFADAEDRYIMHLLQALPNRLDGLKVVLDCAHGAASGCSPEVFKAAGAEAIVIGADPDGININDGYGSTHLEKLQAAVLEHNADLGIAHDGDADRCLAVDHEGTIVDGDQIMAIMALDMKDRGELKDDTLVATVMSNLGLKLAMEAAGITLKQTGVGDRYVLEGMHEGNYSLGGEQSGHVIFSKHATTGDGVLTGLMIAARVKATGKSLKELASVLTVLPQVLINVRGVDKAAAPECEPLLNDIVAAEARLGSTGRVLLRPSGTEPVVRVMVEAATHDQAQAEAEALAASVKEHLSL
- the rpsI gene encoding 30S ribosomal protein S9 is translated as MAQNAEETTEFEGETPSTYTTETSASAAVAETERAPLTVPGAAVGRRKQAIARVRLVPGSGKWTVNGRELDNFFPNKLHQQDVNEPFKVLGLEGAYDVIARINGGGISGQAGALRLGIARALNEIDRDANRATLKKAGYLTRDARVIERKKAGLKKARKASQFSKR
- the rplM gene encoding 50S ribosomal protein L13; the encoded protein is MRTYTPKPADQTRQWYVIDATDVVLGRLAVQAATLLRGKHKPTFAAHMDMGDHVIIINAEKVALTGKKLENKRAYRHSGFPGGLKSVNYADLLEKNPVLAVEKAIKGMLPKNKLSAAQLSKLKVYRGAEHPHAAQSPKALEITQVAQ
- the truA gene encoding tRNA pseudouridine(38-40) synthase TruA, giving the protein MSTQPDIIDPLGTSALGSTETPAWIRMQMVLSYDGAAYSGWARQPNVIGVQQLVEDALEMLVRRRIRVVVAGRTDAGVHARRQVVHFDLTEAEYDGLPRKAPLDPGPALVRRINGILGREDGAVWVHEAHRAPEGFDARFSALARRYSYRIADGQHRWDPLTRHLTTWHREELDVEAMNREAQTVLGRHDFLTYCKPRPHATTIRTLQEFTFTRGEDGLILAHLKADAFCHNMVRALIGAAMMVGDGREQPGFMAARLEEMVRDSKTKLSHPRALVLEEVYYPEAEQLAARALQTRALRSDDEVKDASAEG